The DNA sequence AGTAATATGCAGCTCATTTTCACCATCTCCCAAATTAATGTTTCCTTCTGAATACCCAGCTTTTATCGTTACTATATCATTACCTTCTCCGGTATTAATATTTCCTTTTTGTTCATAAGATAGATCGCTTTTATTTTCTGATTCAATAATTGTTATCTTATTATTTCCAGAGCCTAAATTCATATCAAATAACTTATCAGTACCTTTGAGAGTAACAATATCATTACCTGATCCTGTTGTAATTGTTGAATTATATTGTCTCGATAAACTTCCTGCAGTATTATTTACACTAATAGTATTATCACCATCGCCAAGTTTAATAACACTCTGGTATGCATCCTTAATATTAATATGGTCATTGCTTGCACCACCGTAAATAGTAGAACCGTTCAATAAACCTGTAATAACTACTTCATTACTTGCATCAGCTGAATCCACAGCTTTACTTAATACTCTTTGAGCATTAGAATAAATATCTTTATATTTAATATAATTATCATATTCTTTTCCATCGTAAGTATATTTAAAATTATCTGTTCCTAAATTAATAATGCTTCCTTCCACATCATTTTTAACTTTTATCTTATCATTACCAGAACCAAGGTAGATATGTGAAAAAGAAATATTTAAAGTTTCTAATTCATCATTACCTTCTTCCATGAATACTCGTGAAAATTGATTACTCGGATCACTGGAACTATCACGAATAATTCCAATATAATTAACATGATAAACATCATTTCCTTTGCCTGTATATACAGTAGCTTCATATTGTCCAAAAGCACTTAAATGATCATTACCATCTGCCAAATCAACAGAAACAACAGTGTCAGAACTACGAGGTGAAATTTGACCTTTTCCACCATATTCAACTCTTCCATAATCCCCCACTCTGATAATATCATCTCCATTAGTTGTAAGAGTTCCCTTACCATCAGTATGATGATAAAGATAGCTTAAAAAATTACCATTTTCTTTTTCATAAAAATGATAAATGTCACCTAATCGATCTTTCTCTGTCGGTCCACCCTGTAAATCCCATTTGTTATCAATCACGCGCGTATCAAGATTAATGCCTTGGACCACCGCAACAGAGGTATCAGCAATTGTGACGTTCTGTGTTTTATCACCCACTTTAATCGCTAAGGTTTCGTTTCCTTCCGTCGCTTTATCCGCTTTAATCGGCAATGTGATATTGAACGTATCCACGCCTTTAGGCACGTTTAGGGTACCGTCTGCATTTTTGCTGACACCGTTGCTAAAGCTTGCTGTTCCATAATCATCAGCTGTAATTCCTTTGCCCGATAAACTGAAAGCAAGCTTGGCATTGCCGTTTTTATCGCTCAGTTTTACAGTCGCGCTCAAGGCCTCGCCTTCGTTAATGGAAGATTTGACAGTGCTTAGTGTAGTCACAACTGCGTCTTTAGTAGGTGTTTTACTCGCAACAGAGGTATCAGCAATTGTGACGTTCTGCGTTTTATCGCCTACTTTAATCGCTAAGGTTTCGTTTCCTTCCGTCGCTTTATCCGCTTTAATCGGCAATGTGATATTGAACGTATCCACGCCTTTAGGCACGTTTAGGGTACCGTCCGCATTTTTGCTGACTCCGTTGCTAAAGCTTGCTGTTCCATAATCATCAGCCGTAATTCCTTTGCCCGATAAACTGAAAGCAAGCTTGGCATTGCCGTTTTTATCGCTCAGTTTTACAGTCGCGCTCAAGGTATCACCTTCATTAATGGAAGATTTGGCAGTGCTTAGTGTAGTCACGGCTGCGTCTTTAGTAGGTGTTTTACTCGCAACAGAGGTATCAGCAATTGTGACGTTCTGTGTTTTATCACCCACTTTAATCGCTAAGGTTTCGTTTCCTTCCGTCGCTTTATCCGCTTTAATCGGCAATGTGATATTGAACGTATCCACGCCTTTAGGCACGTTTAGGGTACCGTCCGCATTTTTGCTGACACCGTTGCTAAAGCTTGCTGTTCCATAATCATCAGCCGTAATTCCTTTGCCCGATAAACTGAAAGCAAGCTTGGCATTGCCGTTTTTATCGCTCAGTTTTACAGTCGCGCTCAAGGCCTCGCCTTCATTAATGGAAGATTTGACGAGGTTAATTTGACTGACGCTTGCATCTGCTGGTTTATTGCCGCTATTGTTATCATGCTTATTGTCATTGCTTGAACCACCGCTTGCTGCCGCCGCAAGACCAACAACCCCAAGCGTTGCCAACCCTCCGATTATCCATGCTTTACCATCATTGGCACTTGTTGCCGTGCTGCTAGCGGTATTTGCGCTCAGAGAATGTTCAACAACTGTTTCCGGTGCGTTATAGGCGATGATGCTATTTTCTGAAATCCCCGATAATTCAACATTCGGCATGCTGTAATAATCGGCTATTATCAATGCGACTTCTTCATCTTCTTTGCTTAAAATCAAATCATCATCTACTCTTTTGCCTTTAATCCCACTCAGCGGCATCCCCGTCTCGGCATCTTTTAATACCAGCGTCATATTCGGTATTGCTTGGATGGTTAGGCTTTGATTAACAATATCCTCAGAGCGGACAAACTGTTGGTTAACAATAATATTGACATTAGTATTTTTCATAAAAGATTCCTCGACTTAACTTTATTTAACGTAAACAACTGTTTTATTGATATAGTTTACAAGTATAAAAATTATCTCTAAACTATAACGTTCACATTTTAAGCGAAAAACACAGGGCATTTTGTCTGAAAAGTCGACATTTTTTTGCCGGTAGATAAAGCTTGAAAAATACTGAACAAGCAAGGAATAGTTCCTCTGCGGTTTGAAAACGACAGACTTTATGATAATTTATTAATTATAATCAACTACTTAAATCTACTGTTTTGAAATTCAGGTGCTATGAAAACGCCCTTGTTTTGCAAAAAGCTTGCTGAAAAAATGCTATAGGAGGTGGCAAAATTGACTTATCGACCCTTATTAAGCACGCCTAAGGAATCATTATCCACTTATGTTAGAAAACATTGCCGCGCTAAAAAAATCAGCCTTGACAAACTCGCAGAACAAGCCGGTATTGCACGCAGCACTTTGTATTACTTATTAGAAGAAAACAGCGTTCCCAAAATTCCGCATTTGCTAGCACTGGCAACAGCGATGGGCGTGCATCATTATTTTTTGTTCCGCTTAAAATGGCGGGAATTAGATCATATCGAATTGCCTTGTGCAGCATCACAAAAGATTGATTTAAGCGGTTTTATTGAAGAAACAATCCCCGACGGCACTTTAGTAATGACCGGCTCACATTTTGAAAAATCTTGGACGATTCAAAATATCGGCGAAGTCGTCTGGGAGAACCGCTATTTCATGCACCTTGATGCCCCCTATCACATTGAGCATTATCCCAACGGACAGTCTTTAGCGGATTATCAATTTTTGCCTGACGAGGTAATGGTGCCTTTGCCTGTGGTTTATCCCAAGCAAACCTACACTTTTAAAATGGGCTATACCGCGCCCAATATCGCCGGTCGCTATATTTCTTATTGGCAGATGGTCGATGAAAACAGCGAACCTTGTTTTCCTGATGGCGTCGGATTATCGGTATCGGTACTAGTCAAATCCTTTGGAAGCAATCGGCGGTCGTAAACTCAGCTTTCAACTATTTTGCCGGGAAAAAT is a window from the Suttonella indologenes genome containing:
- a CDS encoding beta strand repeat-containing protein codes for the protein MKNTNVNIIVNQQFVRSEDIVNQSLTIQAIPNMTLVLKDAETGMPLSGIKGKRVDDDLILSKEDEEVALIIADYYSMPNVELSGISENSIIAYNAPETVVEHSLSANTASSTATSANDGKAWIIGGLATLGVVGLAAAASGGSSNDNKHDNNSGNKPADASVSQINLVKSSINEGEALSATVKLSDKNGNAKLAFSLSGKGITADDYGTASFSNGVSKNADGTLNVPKGVDTFNITLPIKADKATEGNETLAIKVGDKTQNVTIADTSVASKTPTKDAAVTTLSTAKSSINEGDTLSATVKLSDKNGNAKLAFSLSGKGITADDYGTASFSNGVSKNADGTLNVPKGVDTFNITLPIKADKATEGNETLAIKVGDKTQNVTIADTSVASKTPTKDAVVTTLSTVKSSINEGEALSATVKLSDKNGNAKLAFSLSGKGITADDYGTASFSNGVSKNADGTLNVPKGVDTFNITLPIKADKATEGNETLAIKVGDKTQNVTIADTSVAVVQGINLDTRVIDNKWDLQGGPTEKDRLGDIYHFYEKENGNFLSYLYHHTDGKGTLTTNGDDIIRVGDYGRVEYGGKGQISPRSSDTVVSVDLADGNDHLSAFGQYEATVYTGKGNDVYHVNYIGIIRDSSSDPSNQFSRVFMEEGNDELETLNISFSHIYLGSGNDKIKVKNDVEGSIINLGTDNFKYTYDGKEYDNYIKYKDIYSNAQRVLSKAVDSADASNEVVITGLLNGSTIYGGASNDHINIKDAYQSVIKLGDGDNTISVNNTAGSLSRQYNSTITTGSGNDIVTLKGTDKLFDMNLGSGNNKITIIESENKSDLSYEQKGNINTGEGNDIVTIKAGYSEGNINLGDGENELHITVSHKHTSNIITGKDKDSISIVGVIDGGKISTGGGDDKVEINGGESHKYLLGNAEIDLGDGNNELIFTGNISENYSVIAQGGNDKFTVNGNTAAFVNLGDGKNVIKVTGYGLGTFITGKDDDVIELGASSDITKIDVGEGNNRIIINKGDKGTILDRDTLIKAGDGDDILEIDGSITDMTYLVPETGIKLGSGKNTINITGYNNLNIETKNGNDEITIGDNQGGSINVGEGNNTVKIRGTFGNTNSLTVSDHSFTSGNGNDILEIDKASVARNINMGDGNNTLKIGSVNKSNITMGNGNDIVDINGENLRGINLGNGENTLFINGGSGHVNIATGKDITTGKDKDNIHIKGSVSGGEKIETGDGGDRLIIEGNVGNIDGTTIKMGKDANELTIQGEIRNSNLTLGNGDDIIDLAANVTGDETHRALTNSILDAGDGNNTITLHRAIWDSTITTGNGNDNITIHDKAEDNSKIFLGDGNDVLSVKSISNYIDEINGGNGVDILNITGDNSFGNAINLQNHGFKGYHGINGFEFIDMTSANGEVNKLKINSVDIYKSYVDTLDDVDGLYIRGDVNGNERDKVEGVLNTFNKTSQTTRENVVYDIYENAQHGLKLYIQDGIEVM
- a CDS encoding NBR1-Ig-like domain-containing protein, producing MAKLTYRPLLSTPKESLSTYVRKHCRAKKISLDKLAEQAGIARSTLYYLLEENSVPKIPHLLALATAMGVHHYFLFRLKWRELDHIELPCAASQKIDLSGFIEETIPDGTLVMTGSHFEKSWTIQNIGEVVWENRYFMHLDAPYHIEHYPNGQSLADYQFLPDEVMVPLPVVYPKQTYTFKMGYTAPNIAGRYISYWQMVDENSEPCFPDGVGLSVSVLVKSFGSNRRS